The following coding sequences lie in one Streptomyces venezuelae genomic window:
- the lepB gene encoding signal peptidase I yields MSRTQRTNEGRGRLGSVLSGIAVALGCVLFLGGFVWGAIQYQPYTVPTGSMAPTIGSGDRVLAQRIDGDEVRRGDIVVFEQSTWGDLPMVKRVVGIGGDRISCCQDGKLTVNGKDIAEPYLLDQGEAAVATRIPATTVPKGRLFLLGDERSGSLDSTAHLTDGENGTVSRKAVKARVDAVAWPMERFGMLERPDGFSALPGGTSEPGPLRLMVIAVVAGMVLVLGGAAYGPVARRAGRRRAGSGAQETAGVG; encoded by the coding sequence ATGAGCAGGACACAACGTACGAACGAGGGCCGCGGACGGCTCGGCAGCGTGCTGTCGGGCATCGCCGTGGCCCTCGGCTGTGTGCTCTTCCTCGGAGGGTTCGTCTGGGGCGCGATCCAGTACCAGCCGTACACGGTCCCGACCGGCTCGATGGCCCCGACGATCGGCTCGGGCGACCGGGTGCTGGCGCAGCGGATCGACGGCGACGAGGTGCGCCGCGGCGACATCGTCGTCTTCGAGCAGTCCACGTGGGGCGACCTGCCCATGGTCAAGCGCGTCGTCGGCATAGGCGGGGACAGGATTTCCTGCTGCCAGGACGGCAAGCTGACCGTCAACGGCAAGGACATCGCAGAACCGTATCTCCTCGATCAGGGCGAGGCGGCCGTGGCCACCCGCATCCCCGCCACGACGGTCCCCAAGGGGCGCCTGTTCCTGCTCGGTGACGAGCGCAGCGGATCCCTGGACTCCACCGCGCACCTGACCGACGGGGAGAACGGCACGGTGTCGCGGAAGGCCGTGAAGGCGCGGGTCGACGCGGTGGCGTGGCCGATGGAGAGGTTCGGCATGCTGGAGCGGCCCGACGGGTTCTCGGCCCTGCCGGGCGGCACCTCCGAGCCGGGCCCGCTGCGCCTGATGGTGATCGCCGTCGTGGCGGGCATGGTGCTCGTCCTGGGCGGCGCGGCCTACGGTCCTGTGGCCAGGCGCGCGGGCCGCCGCCGCGCGGGCAGCGGTGCCCAGGAGACCGCCGGTGTCGGCTGA
- a CDS encoding RNA-binding protein: MLEEALEHLVKGIVDNPDDVQVASRNLRRGRVLEVRVHPDDLGKVIGRNGRTARALRTVVGAIGGRGVRVDLVDVDQVR, encoded by the coding sequence ATGCTCGAGGAGGCTCTCGAGCACCTCGTGAAGGGCATCGTCGACAACCCCGACGACGTGCAGGTCGCCTCGCGCAACCTGCGCCGCGGGCGCGTCCTCGAGGTCAGGGTTCACCCCGACGACCTCGGCAAGGTGATCGGCCGCAACGGCCGCACCGCGCGCGCTCTGCGCACCGTCGTGGGCGCCATCGGCGGCCGTGGTGTCCGCGTCGACCTCGTCGACGTGGACCAGGTTCGCTGA
- the lepB gene encoding signal peptidase I, whose translation MDTEAQHTERDRSSPPSDTGDVPDVAEASEETEERSRSVFASLVDRVPGGGFTLSFLLCVGALLLVSAFVVQPFQIPSGSMEPAFRSGDRVLVNKLAYRFGSEPRRGDAVVFDGSGYFGEADYIKRVVGTGGDRVVCCDKRGRVQVNGEPIDEPYLYPGDAASKVPFDVVVPEGSLFLLGDHRGDSRDSRDHLGEPGGGMIPVDAVIGRADWIAWPIGRWTSLERPDSYARVPTPGGAHG comes from the coding sequence ATGGACACCGAAGCACAGCACACGGAGCGCGACCGCTCCTCCCCACCCTCCGATACCGGAGACGTCCCCGACGTCGCCGAAGCATCCGAGGAGACGGAGGAACGGTCGCGCTCCGTTTTTGCGTCCCTCGTCGACCGCGTGCCCGGCGGCGGGTTCACGCTGTCGTTCCTGCTGTGTGTAGGGGCCCTGCTCCTGGTCAGCGCCTTCGTGGTGCAGCCCTTCCAAATCCCGAGCGGCTCCATGGAGCCCGCGTTCCGCTCCGGGGACCGGGTACTCGTCAACAAGTTGGCGTACCGTTTCGGTTCCGAGCCCCGACGGGGTGACGCGGTCGTCTTCGACGGAAGCGGCTACTTCGGAGAAGCCGACTACATCAAGCGAGTCGTGGGCACCGGGGGAGACCGGGTGGTCTGCTGCGACAAGCGGGGGAGGGTCCAGGTGAACGGCGAGCCGATCGACGAGCCGTACCTGTACCCGGGGGACGCCGCTTCCAAGGTGCCCTTCGACGTCGTCGTCCCCGAGGGCAGCCTCTTCCTCCTCGGCGATCACCGCGGTGACTCCCGTGACTCCCGTGACCACCTCGGAGAGCCCGGCGGCGGCATGATCCCCGTCGACGCGGTCATCGGCAGAGCCGACTGGATCGCCTGGCCCATCGGCCGCTGGACGTCCCTGGAGCGCCCCGACAGCTACGCGCGCGTGCCCACACCCGGCGGCGCCCATGGGTAG
- a CDS encoding YraN family protein — protein sequence MTVGVGGGADMNARGALGRYGEDLAARRLIDAGMTVLERNWRAGRTGEIDIVAMDGEALVVCEVKTRRGGPGGSPPFEHPMAGVGRTKAERLRRLAERWVEERGGPPPGGVRIDLVGVLIPRRGVPVVEHARGVA from the coding sequence GTGACCGTGGGTGTCGGAGGTGGTGCCGACATGAACGCACGGGGAGCACTCGGCAGGTACGGCGAGGATCTGGCCGCACGACGGCTGATCGACGCGGGGATGACGGTCCTGGAGCGCAACTGGCGCGCGGGCAGGACCGGTGAGATCGACATCGTGGCCATGGACGGCGAGGCTCTCGTCGTCTGCGAGGTCAAGACGCGCAGAGGGGGCCCGGGCGGCTCCCCTCCCTTCGAACATCCGATGGCGGGCGTCGGCCGGACCAAGGCGGAGCGCCTGCGCAGGCTCGCCGAGCGCTGGGTCGAGGAACGCGGCGGCCCACCGCCGGGCGGTGTCCGCATCGACCTGGTCGGCGTCCTGATCCCGCGACGCGGTGTCCCCGTGGTCGAGCATGCGCGGGGGGTGGCCTGA
- the dprA gene encoding DNA-processing protein DprA — MARVALTRVLEPGDAVGGRWLREVGAAEVLRCLTGPEGEARLPGVTARRWDGLRVRAAAVRPERDLAAVRDVGGRFVCPGDAEWPVTLDDLGDARPLGLWVRGRPSLRIWGLRSVAVVGSRACSGYGAHMAAELAAGLAERGWVVISGGAYGVDGAAHRGALGAGGATVAVLACGVDRPYPRGHAGLIGRIAEQGLVVGELPPGDHPTPSRFILRNRVIAALTRGTVVVEAAYRSGALATARGAQELGRFVMGVPGPATSGLSAGVHELLRGDGVLVTDASEVVELVGDMGELAPARRGPVVPRDLLASGVRRVLAALPARGLAAVRDIAIGAGTTEDDAVGRLYELQSLGFVERHGDGWQLTRQAILSVFANGEES, encoded by the coding sequence CTGGCCCGCGTCGCGTTGACGCGGGTCCTCGAGCCGGGGGACGCGGTCGGCGGGCGGTGGCTGCGCGAGGTCGGGGCGGCGGAGGTGCTGCGGTGCCTCACGGGACCGGAGGGAGAGGCACGGCTGCCCGGGGTGACGGCGCGGCGGTGGGACGGGCTGAGGGTGCGGGCCGCCGCGGTGCGTCCGGAGCGGGATCTCGCGGCGGTGCGGGATGTCGGGGGGAGGTTCGTGTGTCCGGGGGACGCGGAGTGGCCGGTCACCCTGGACGACCTGGGGGACGCGCGGCCGCTCGGGCTCTGGGTGCGGGGACGGCCGTCCCTGCGGATATGGGGGCTGCGGTCGGTGGCCGTCGTCGGCTCACGGGCCTGTTCGGGGTACGGCGCGCACATGGCGGCCGAGCTCGCCGCGGGGCTCGCGGAGCGCGGCTGGGTCGTGATCTCCGGAGGGGCGTACGGCGTGGACGGTGCCGCACACCGAGGGGCGCTCGGCGCCGGAGGTGCAACCGTGGCCGTCCTGGCCTGCGGGGTCGACCGGCCCTATCCGCGCGGGCACGCCGGGCTGATCGGACGCATCGCGGAACAGGGGCTCGTGGTGGGTGAGTTGCCGCCGGGGGACCATCCGACGCCGAGCCGGTTCATCCTGCGGAACAGGGTGATCGCGGCGCTGACCAGGGGAACGGTGGTGGTCGAGGCCGCGTACCGCAGCGGGGCGCTCGCCACGGCGCGCGGTGCCCAGGAGCTGGGACGCTTCGTCATGGGGGTGCCGGGACCCGCGACCAGCGGCCTTTCGGCCGGGGTGCACGAACTGCTGCGGGGTGACGGAGTCCTCGTCACGGACGCCTCCGAAGTCGTCGAGCTGGTCGGTGACATGGGGGAGCTCGCCCCGGCCAGGCGGGGGCCCGTCGTGCCGCGTGACCTGCTCGCTTCCGGAGTGCGGCGCGTCCTCGCCGCCCTGCCGGCGCGGGGGCTCGCCGCGGTGCGGGACATCGCGATCGGGGCAGGGACCACCGAGGACGATGCGGTCGGGCGGCTGTACGAACTTCAGTCGTTGGGGTTCGTCGAACGACACGGCGACGGCTGGCAGTTGACACGCCAGGCGATTCTGTCCGTGTTCGCCAATGGGGAGGAATCGTGA
- a CDS encoding DUF2469 domain-containing protein — MSAEDLEKYETEMELKLYREYRDVVGLFKYVIETERRFYLTNDYEMQVHSVQGEVFFEVSMADAWVWDMYRPARFVKQVRVLTFKDVNIEELNKSDLELPGS, encoded by the coding sequence ATGAGCGCCGAGGACCTCGAGAAGTACGAGACCGAGATGGAGCTGAAGCTCTACCGGGAGTACCGCGATGTCGTCGGGCTGTTCAAATACGTGATCGAGACCGAACGTCGTTTCTACCTCACAAATGACTACGAGATGCAGGTGCACTCGGTCCAGGGTGAGGTGTTCTTCGAGGTCTCCATGGCGGACGCCTGGGTGTGGGACATGTACCGGCCCGCCCGGTTCGTCAAGCAGGTGCGGGTGCTCACGTTCAAGGACGTGAACATCGAGGAGCTCAACAAGAGCGATCTGGAGCTGCCGGGCAGCTGA
- the rpsP gene encoding 30S ribosomal protein S16: protein MAVKIKLKRLGKIRSPHYRIVVADSRTRRDGRAIEEIGLYHPVQNPSRIEVNSERAQYWLSVGAQPTEPVMAILKLTGDWQKHKGLPAPAPLKVAEPKDKRAAFEAFTKGLEGDDAKGEAITQKAKKSDKKADEAEAASTESTEA from the coding sequence GTGGCAGTCAAGATCAAGCTGAAGCGTCTGGGCAAGATCCGTTCGCCTCACTACCGCATCGTCGTCGCCGACTCCCGTACCCGCCGTGACGGCCGGGCCATCGAGGAGATCGGTCTGTACCACCCGGTGCAGAACCCGTCGCGCATCGAGGTCAACTCGGAGCGTGCCCAGTACTGGCTGTCCGTCGGCGCCCAGCCGACCGAGCCGGTCATGGCCATCCTGAAGCTCACCGGCGACTGGCAGAAGCACAAGGGCCTGCCGGCCCCGGCGCCGCTGAAGGTTGCCGAGCCCAAGGACAAGCGCGCCGCGTTCGAGGCCTTCACCAAGGGTCTCGAGGGCGACGACGCCAAGGGCGAGGCCATCACGCAGAAGGCCAAGAAGTCGGACAAGAAGGCGGACGAGGCCGAGGCCGCGTCCACCGAGTCCACCGAGGCCTGA
- the trmD gene encoding tRNA (guanosine(37)-N1)-methyltransferase TrmD → MRLDVVTIFPEYLDPLNVSLVGKARARGQLDVQVHDLREWTYDRHNTVDDTPYGGGPGMVMKTDPWGAALDDVLADGYESGAHGPVLVVPTPSGRPFTQELAVELSERPWLVFTPARYEGIDRRVTDEYATRMPVYEVSIGDYVLAGGEAAVLVITEAVARLLPGVLGNAESHQDDSFAPGAMANLLEGPVYTKPPQWRGHGIPDVLLSGHHGKIARWRRDEALRRTTRNRPDLIERCDPEAFDKKDREMLSILGWRPGPDGRFGRNPEAVEE, encoded by the coding sequence ATGCGGCTCGACGTCGTCACGATCTTCCCCGAGTACCTGGACCCCCTGAACGTCTCCCTCGTGGGCAAGGCACGCGCGCGTGGGCAGCTCGACGTCCAGGTGCACGACCTCAGGGAGTGGACGTACGACCGGCACAACACGGTCGACGACACCCCCTACGGCGGCGGCCCGGGCATGGTCATGAAGACCGATCCCTGGGGCGCGGCCCTCGACGACGTGCTCGCCGACGGGTACGAGAGCGGGGCCCACGGGCCCGTCCTGGTCGTCCCCACGCCCAGCGGCCGCCCCTTCACCCAGGAGCTCGCCGTGGAGCTCTCCGAGCGCCCCTGGCTGGTCTTCACGCCCGCGCGCTACGAAGGCATCGACCGCCGCGTCACGGACGAGTACGCGACCCGCATGCCCGTCTACGAAGTCTCCATCGGCGACTACGTCCTCGCGGGCGGCGAAGCCGCCGTCCTCGTCATCACTGAGGCCGTGGCCCGGCTCCTGCCCGGCGTCCTCGGCAACGCCGAATCGCACCAGGACGACTCCTTCGCCCCCGGAGCCATGGCCAACCTCCTGGAAGGCCCGGTGTACACGAAGCCTCCCCAGTGGCGCGGGCACGGCATTCCCGACGTCCTCCTTAGCGGACACCACGGCAAGATCGCCCGCTGGCGGCGGGACGAGGCGCTCCGGCGCACGACCCGCAACAGGCCCGATCTCATCGAGCGTTGCGATCCCGAGGCCTTCGACAAGAAAGACCGCGAGATGCTCTCGATCCTGGGGTGGCGCCCGGGGCCCGACGGCCGATTTGGGCGTAACCCCGAGGCCGTGGAAGAATAG
- the lepB gene encoding signal peptidase I produces MGSRGRARAGHGVDTRLPTGSRPTDGPSLPGRAERRKLARKVKRRRRRSAIKEIPLLIGVALLIALVLKTFLVQAFVIPSGSMEQTIRIGDRVLVDKLTPWFGSKPERGDVVVFKDPGSWLEEEQGKKKDDPVVVKQVKEGLTQIGLLPSDSERDLIKRVIGVGGDTVKCCDKNDKVTVNGVPLDEPYINPGDKPSAFEFEVKVPEGRLFMMGDHRSDSADSRFHRTEKFSGTIAEDQVVGRAIVIAWPFGHWRKLEAPDTYASVPDARAGSDIATGASHRLTPDDRYGLIRLPTPAELPLVMGVVGLHRIWGRRRHGLRSGCGGFGGRRTIRTRGARRSAGTIRRAGRRPRRGRCDPRE; encoded by the coding sequence ATGGGTAGCCGCGGACGGGCCCGCGCCGGCCACGGCGTCGACACCCGGCTGCCCACGGGGTCCCGGCCGACCGACGGCCCCTCCCTGCCCGGCCGGGCCGAGCGGCGCAAGCTGGCCCGGAAGGTCAAGCGGCGCAGGCGGCGTTCGGCGATCAAGGAGATACCCCTCCTCATAGGGGTGGCCCTGCTCATAGCCCTCGTCCTGAAGACCTTCCTGGTGCAGGCCTTCGTGATCCCTTCGGGCTCCATGGAGCAGACGATCCGGATCGGCGACCGTGTCCTCGTCGACAAGCTCACCCCCTGGTTCGGCTCGAAGCCGGAGCGCGGTGACGTCGTCGTCTTCAAGGACCCCGGCAGCTGGCTGGAAGAGGAACAGGGCAAGAAGAAGGACGACCCCGTGGTCGTCAAGCAGGTCAAGGAAGGCCTGACCCAGATCGGCCTGCTGCCCTCCGACAGCGAACGCGACCTCATCAAGAGGGTCATCGGCGTCGGCGGCGACACCGTGAAGTGCTGCGACAAGAACGACAAGGTCACCGTCAACGGCGTGCCCCTGGACGAGCCCTACATCAACCCCGGGGACAAGCCCTCCGCCTTCGAGTTCGAGGTGAAGGTCCCCGAAGGCCGCCTCTTCATGATGGGCGACCACAGGAGCGACTCGGCCGACTCCCGCTTCCACCGCACCGAGAAGTTCAGCGGCACGATCGCCGAGGACCAGGTCGTCGGGCGCGCCATCGTCATCGCATGGCCCTTCGGGCACTGGCGCAAGCTGGAGGCGCCGGACACATACGCGTCAGTTCCCGACGCGCGTGCGGGATCGGACATCGCCACAGGAGCGTCGCATAGGCTGACCCCTGACGATCGATACGGATTGATCCGGCTCCCGACCCCTGCGGAACTCCCGCTCGTTATGGGAGTGGTGGGCCTGCATCGCATCTGGGGCAGGCGGCGGCACGGACTGAGGAGTGGATGTGGGGGATTTGGCGGTCGGCGCACGATCCGGACACGAGGGGCCCGAAGATCGGCCGGGACGATCCGACGAGCCGGGCGTCGACCCCGTCGCGGACGGTGCGACCCCCGGGAGTGA
- the lepB gene encoding signal peptidase I yields MGDLAVGARSGHEGPEDRPGRSDEPGVDPVADGATPGSDAVGDDGDGGATRERDPEQPKKKPRSFWKELPLLIGIALVLALLIKTFLVQAFSIPSDSMQNTLQQGDRVLVDKLTPWFGSEPERGEVVVFRDPGHWLDGEPTPDPNAIQRVLGWVGLMPSADEKDLIKRVIGVEGDTVECKGTGPVKVNGKALNEPYVFAGNTPCSVDDQGGQFKIKVPKGKIWVMGDHRQNSLDSRYHQKQPGGGAVPVDNVVGRAIVIAWPPTRWATLPKPDTFDQPGINALSSAAPGVLGLAGAVPLVLWRRRRLTVAAARGARVSGGSTAG; encoded by the coding sequence GTGGGGGATTTGGCGGTCGGCGCACGATCCGGACACGAGGGGCCCGAAGATCGGCCGGGACGATCCGACGAGCCGGGCGTCGACCCCGTCGCGGACGGTGCGACCCCCGGGAGTGACGCCGTGGGCGACGACGGCGACGGTGGCGCGACGCGCGAGCGGGATCCCGAGCAGCCGAAGAAGAAGCCCCGATCCTTCTGGAAGGAGCTGCCGCTCCTCATCGGTATCGCTCTGGTCCTGGCGCTGCTCATCAAGACGTTCCTGGTCCAGGCGTTCTCGATCCCGTCGGACTCGATGCAGAACACGCTGCAGCAGGGCGACCGCGTTCTCGTCGACAAGCTGACTCCGTGGTTCGGCTCCGAGCCCGAGCGCGGCGAGGTCGTCGTGTTCAGGGACCCCGGCCACTGGCTGGACGGCGAGCCCACGCCGGACCCGAACGCGATCCAGCGGGTCCTCGGCTGGGTCGGCCTGATGCCGTCCGCCGACGAGAAGGACCTCATCAAGCGCGTCATCGGCGTCGAGGGCGACACGGTGGAGTGCAAGGGCACGGGGCCGGTGAAGGTCAACGGCAAGGCGCTGAACGAGCCGTACGTCTTCGCGGGCAACACCCCGTGCAGCGTCGACGACCAGGGCGGCCAGTTCAAGATCAAGGTTCCCAAGGGCAAAATCTGGGTCATGGGTGACCACCGGCAGAACTCGCTGGACTCCCGCTACCACCAGAAGCAGCCGGGCGGCGGCGCCGTCCCCGTGGACAACGTCGTGGGCCGCGCGATCGTGATCGCCTGGCCGCCCACCCGCTGGGCGACGCTGCCCAAGCCGGACACCTTCGACCAGCCGGGCATCAACGCGCTCTCCAGCGCGGCGCCGGGCGTCCTCGGACTCGCGGGTGCCGTGCCGCTCGTGCTGTGGCGCAGGCGCCGTCTCACGGTGGCTGCCGCGCGCGGCGCGAGGGTTTCTGGCGGCAGTACCGCCGGGTAG
- a CDS encoding NUDIX hydrolase: MSADLRRVARVILLDPSDRILLMHGFEPGNASDDWWFTPGGGVEGDETREQAALRELREETGITEVELGPVLWRRVCSFPFAGRRWDQDEWYFLARTSQTAIAAEGLTELERRSVDGARWWTCRELTEAHETVYPTRLAELLRRLLDEGPPERPEILDTEIV, from the coding sequence GTGTCGGCTGACCTGCGCAGGGTCGCCCGGGTGATCCTGCTCGACCCGAGCGACCGCATCCTGCTCATGCACGGCTTCGAGCCGGGGAACGCGTCGGACGACTGGTGGTTCACACCGGGCGGCGGGGTGGAGGGCGACGAGACGCGGGAGCAGGCGGCCCTGCGCGAGTTGCGGGAGGAGACCGGCATCACGGAGGTCGAGCTCGGCCCGGTCCTGTGGCGGCGCGTCTGTTCGTTCCCCTTCGCGGGGCGGCGCTGGGACCAGGACGAGTGGTACTTCCTGGCCCGTACGTCGCAGACCGCGATCGCCGCGGAGGGCCTCACGGAGCTGGAAAGACGCAGCGTCGACGGAGCACGTTGGTGGACGTGCCGAGAACTGACCGAGGCTCATGAGACGGTGTACCCGACCAGGCTCGCCGAGCTGCTTCGCAGACTGCTCGACGAGGGGCCCCCGGAAAGGCCCGAGATCCTCGACACGGAAATCGTGTAG
- the rimM gene encoding ribosome maturation factor RimM (Essential for efficient processing of 16S rRNA), translated as MQLVVARIGRAHGIKGEVTVEVRTDEPELRLGPGAVLATDPAATGPLTIESGRVHSGRLLLRFEGVRDRTGAEALRNTLLIAEVDPEELPEEEDEFYDHQLMDLDVVTEDGEEVGRITEISHLPSQDLFIVERPDGSEVMIPFVQEIVVEIDLEEQKAVIAPPPGLIDDRAEIASTRDEA; from the coding sequence GTGCAGTTGGTAGTCGCCCGTATCGGCCGTGCCCACGGCATCAAGGGTGAGGTCACCGTCGAGGTCCGCACCGACGAGCCCGAGCTGCGGCTCGGCCCCGGCGCCGTGCTCGCCACCGACCCCGCCGCCACGGGGCCGCTGACCATCGAGTCCGGCCGGGTGCACAGCGGCCGCCTTCTCCTGCGCTTCGAGGGCGTGCGCGACCGCACGGGCGCCGAGGCCCTGCGCAACACCCTCCTCATCGCCGAGGTGGATCCCGAAGAGCTCCCCGAGGAAGAGGACGAGTTCTACGACCACCAGCTCATGGACCTCGACGTCGTCACCGAGGACGGCGAGGAGGTCGGCCGGATCACCGAGATCTCGCACCTGCCCTCGCAGGACCTCTTCATCGTGGAGCGGCCCGACGGCAGCGAGGTCATGATCCCATTCGTCCAGGAGATCGTCGTCGAGATCGACCTGGAGGAGCAGAAGGCCGTCATCGCCCCGCCGCCCGGCCTGATCGACGACCGCGCGGAGATCGCGTCCACCCGGGACGAGGCGTAA
- a CDS encoding YifB family Mg chelatase-like AAA ATPase, which translates to MGFARTCSVALVGVEGVVVEVQADLEPGVAAFTLVGLPDKSLTESRDRVRAAVVNSGGEWPQKKLTVGLSPASVPKGGSGFDLAVACAVLGAAERIDPRVLADIVMIGELGLDGRVRPVLGVLPAVLAAADAGYEQVVVPECTAAEASLVPGISVLGVRSLRQLIAVLTDEPVPEEEPDEPGRPDPLLAGLCVPGTGVGSGLSGSLDDAHALDLADVVGQVAARTAVEVAAAGAHHLFLQGPPGAGKTMLAERLPAVLPRLTREESLEVTAVHSVAGMLPPGRPLVDIAPYCAPHHSATMQSLVGGGKGIARPGAVSLAHRGVLFLDEAPEFSGKTLDSLRQPLESGHVVIARSAGVVRLPAKFLMVLAANPCPCGRHTLLGDGCECPASLIRRYQARLSGPLLDRVDLKVEVEAVTRSELAGYGTPGESTRTVADRVRAARERAAARLAGTGWRTNSEVAGHALRTRWPAAPGALEAAELDLERGFLTARGLDRVLRVAWTVADLAGHDRPLAQDVALALQLRTGIARGVPMVIGASS; encoded by the coding sequence ATGGGATTCGCGCGTACGTGTTCGGTGGCGCTGGTCGGCGTCGAGGGCGTGGTCGTCGAGGTGCAGGCCGACCTGGAGCCCGGAGTCGCGGCCTTCACGCTGGTGGGGCTGCCGGACAAGAGCCTCACCGAGAGCCGCGACCGGGTCAGGGCGGCCGTCGTCAACTCCGGCGGCGAGTGGCCGCAGAAGAAGCTCACGGTCGGGCTGAGCCCGGCGTCGGTGCCGAAGGGCGGCAGCGGTTTCGATCTGGCCGTCGCCTGCGCCGTCCTCGGGGCGGCCGAGCGGATCGACCCCCGGGTCCTCGCCGACATCGTGATGATCGGGGAACTCGGACTCGACGGCCGGGTGCGCCCGGTTCTCGGGGTGCTGCCCGCGGTCCTCGCGGCGGCCGACGCGGGGTACGAACAGGTGGTCGTCCCCGAGTGCACCGCCGCCGAGGCCTCCCTGGTCCCGGGCATCTCCGTCCTCGGGGTGCGCAGCCTGCGACAACTCATCGCCGTCCTCACCGACGAGCCTGTGCCGGAGGAGGAGCCGGACGAGCCCGGACGGCCCGATCCGCTGCTCGCCGGGCTGTGTGTGCCGGGCACTGGGGTCGGTTCCGGGCTCAGCGGCAGCCTGGACGACGCCCACGCGCTCGACCTGGCCGATGTCGTGGGGCAGGTGGCGGCCAGGACGGCCGTCGAAGTCGCCGCGGCCGGCGCGCACCACCTCTTCCTGCAAGGTCCACCCGGTGCGGGGAAGACCATGCTGGCGGAGCGGCTCCCGGCGGTCCTGCCCCGGCTGACGCGGGAGGAGTCCCTGGAAGTGACGGCGGTCCACTCCGTGGCGGGCATGCTGCCTCCGGGCAGGCCGTTGGTGGACATCGCGCCGTACTGCGCCCCGCACCACTCGGCGACCATGCAGTCGCTGGTGGGCGGCGGCAAGGGGATCGCACGGCCGGGCGCGGTCTCGCTGGCTCATCGCGGGGTGCTTTTTCTGGACGAGGCGCCCGAGTTCAGCGGCAAGACGCTGGACTCGCTGCGGCAGCCCCTGGAGTCGGGGCACGTGGTCATCGCGCGCAGCGCCGGCGTGGTGCGACTGCCCGCCAAGTTTCTGATGGTGCTTGCGGCGAACCCCTGCCCGTGCGGGCGGCACACGTTGCTGGGCGACGGCTGTGAATGCCCCGCTTCCCTCATCCGGCGCTATCAGGCCCGCCTCTCGGGACCGCTGCTCGACCGGGTCGACCTGAAGGTGGAGGTGGAGGCCGTCACCCGCTCCGAGCTGGCCGGGTACGGCACGCCGGGGGAGTCCACCCGGACCGTCGCCGACCGGGTGCGGGCTGCGCGCGAGCGAGCGGCCGCCCGCCTGGCCGGCACCGGATGGCGGACCAACAGCGAGGTCGCGGGGCACGCCCTGCGCACGCGCTGGCCCGCGGCGCCCGGCGCGCTGGAGGCGGCCGAACTGGACCTGGAGCGGGGTTTCCTGACCGCCCGGGGACTGGACCGCGTGCTGCGGGTCGCCTGGACCGTCGCCGACCTCGCGGGGCACGACCGGCCCCTCGCGCAGGACGTCGCCCTCGCGCTGCAACTGCGTACAGGGATCGCGCGGGGCGTGCCCATGGTCATCGGGGCGTCATCGTGA
- the rplS gene encoding 50S ribosomal protein L19, with product MANLLDSVDSASLRSDIPAFRPGDTVNVHVRVIEGNRSRVQQFKGVVIRRQGAGVRETFTVRKVSFSVGVERTFPVHTPIVEKIELITRGDVRRAKLYYLRDLRGKAAKIKEKRES from the coding sequence ATGGCTAACCTGCTCGACTCCGTCGACAGCGCGTCGCTGCGCAGCGACATCCCGGCCTTCCGCCCGGGTGACACCGTCAACGTCCACGTCCGCGTCATCGAGGGCAACCGCTCCCGTGTGCAGCAGTTCAAGGGCGTAGTCATCCGCCGCCAGGGTGCCGGCGTGCGCGAGACCTTCACGGTCCGCAAGGTCTCCTTCTCCGTCGGCGTCGAGCGCACCTTCCCGGTGCACACCCCGATCGTCGAGAAGATCGAGCTCATCACCCGCGGTGACGTGCGTCGCGCGAAGCTGTACTACCTCCGTGACCTGCGCGGCAAGGCCGCGAAGATCAAGGAGAAGCGCGAGAGCTGA